In Nitrobacteraceae bacterium AZCC 1564, the following proteins share a genomic window:
- a CDS encoding succinoglycan biosynthesis transport protein ExoP (product_source=KO:K16554; cath_funfam=1.20.58.60,3.40.50.300; cog=COG0489,COG3206; ko=KO:K16554; pfam=PF02706,PF13614,PF13807; smart=SM00382; superfamily=158855,52540; tigrfam=TIGR01005; transmembrane_helix_parts=Inside_1_41,TMhelix_42_64,Outside_65_451,TMhelix_452_474,Inside_475_774), which produces MLQRSSDYDHQLPDSPIGSTVGGWQQPTVDLRELARILRRRWKILAAVPAVLVALALAYVTVATTRYTATSTVLVDPRRANVVDTTQQVLTNFGTDDATIESQTLLIQSVAILQRVVEKLKLTEDPEFTPQPSLLDPIIYPIKLLFASSGPSSGASPEDAARARSIEILQKRMKVTRQGTTFLVDINVSSEQPQKAAKIANAIADGYFEEQVRAKYDATKIAASWLNSQIAGLKSRVLASEQAVEKFRADNNLSVAQGVTVNDQQITDLNNKLIAARVQTAEAKAKYDQVKQLAQSGGDPGSISAVISSDIITKLRTQYADIAKSEADLTSKYGPRHPLVTNVRAQLRDTQRLINEEIKRIVDSTQHEYDVAQSREVSLQQSLDKLQGVSTTSGQAQVRLHELQREAEANRTLYESYLARYKETSAQESLEMPDSRVVTRASVPIRPSSPKTMLILGLALMLGLGGGCVIAFLADYLDRRIKTLEQAESISGVPALAAVPLIGARELAARAKRGHKELDHYDPRSARLLPPALQPPLMRYALEEPGTFFSEAIRSVRLALQRTLRIQPVKVVLVTSALDGEGKTTLAANLALSLSTLGIKTLLIDGDLRNPALTRALCPHADAGLFEVATGQVSVERALLLDRSTGLSILPSPAIKDVDIITELMFSEQIVDTLDHLRQRYEVIIIDSPPLVPLVDGRALAEISDRIVLTLAWDQTPEEVVSHAINLLGPVYDRILGTVLTRVDLNRLRFYDYYRSSAYLKPYGSAALNPGAAE; this is translated from the coding sequence ATGTTACAGCGCAGTTCTGACTACGATCATCAGCTCCCGGATAGCCCCATTGGATCAACCGTCGGAGGCTGGCAGCAGCCCACGGTAGACCTGCGGGAGCTTGCCCGCATCCTGCGACGGCGCTGGAAGATTCTCGCCGCGGTGCCGGCGGTGCTGGTTGCTCTTGCGCTGGCCTATGTAACGGTCGCCACGACGCGCTATACCGCGACGTCAACGGTTCTGGTCGACCCGCGCCGGGCGAATGTCGTTGATACAACTCAGCAGGTGTTGACGAACTTTGGCACCGATGACGCGACCATCGAGAGCCAGACGCTTCTCATTCAGTCGGTCGCCATTCTGCAGCGCGTCGTTGAGAAGCTGAAGCTCACTGAGGATCCGGAATTCACGCCACAACCGAGCCTGCTCGATCCGATCATCTATCCAATCAAGCTGCTGTTCGCCTCCAGCGGCCCCTCATCCGGCGCGAGCCCGGAAGATGCCGCGAGGGCAAGGTCTATTGAAATCCTTCAGAAGCGCATGAAGGTGACGCGGCAGGGAACGACCTTCCTTGTCGATATCAATGTCAGCTCGGAACAACCTCAGAAAGCGGCCAAGATCGCCAACGCGATTGCCGATGGATATTTTGAGGAGCAGGTTCGCGCCAAGTACGACGCCACGAAGATCGCCGCGAGCTGGCTGAACAGCCAGATCGCAGGGCTGAAGTCGCGCGTCCTCGCCTCAGAACAGGCAGTGGAGAAATTCCGCGCCGACAACAATCTTTCGGTCGCGCAGGGCGTGACGGTTAACGATCAGCAGATCACCGATCTCAACAACAAGCTGATCGCCGCACGTGTCCAAACCGCGGAAGCAAAGGCCAAATACGATCAGGTCAAGCAACTGGCCCAATCCGGTGGCGATCCCGGCAGCATCTCTGCTGTGATTTCTTCGGACATCATCACCAAGCTCCGCACGCAGTACGCCGACATTGCGAAGAGTGAGGCTGACCTCACCAGCAAATACGGCCCGCGCCATCCTCTCGTGACCAATGTTCGGGCACAACTGCGCGATACCCAGCGCCTGATCAATGAAGAAATCAAGCGCATCGTCGACAGCACGCAGCACGAATACGACGTTGCCCAGTCGCGCGAAGTCTCCTTGCAGCAGAGCCTCGACAAGCTGCAAGGCGTGTCGACAACGTCCGGCCAAGCGCAGGTTCGCTTGCATGAGCTGCAACGCGAGGCCGAGGCCAACCGGACGCTCTATGAATCCTACCTCGCCCGCTACAAGGAGACCTCGGCTCAAGAGAGCCTAGAGATGCCGGATTCGCGGGTCGTGACCCGCGCCAGCGTTCCAATCCGTCCGTCGTCGCCCAAGACCATGCTGATCCTCGGCCTCGCGCTGATGCTGGGTCTCGGCGGTGGCTGCGTGATTGCCTTTCTCGCTGATTATCTCGATCGGCGCATCAAGACACTTGAGCAGGCGGAATCCATCTCCGGTGTGCCTGCCCTTGCAGCCGTGCCACTGATCGGAGCGCGCGAACTCGCCGCGCGCGCCAAGCGTGGGCACAAAGAGCTTGATCACTACGATCCGCGCAGCGCGAGGCTGCTGCCTCCCGCGCTGCAGCCTCCCCTGATGCGCTACGCGCTCGAAGAGCCGGGCACCTTCTTCTCCGAGGCGATACGTTCCGTCCGCCTCGCCTTGCAGCGCACGTTGAGAATCCAACCGGTCAAGGTTGTTCTCGTGACGTCGGCTCTTGATGGTGAGGGAAAGACAACACTGGCTGCGAACCTCGCGTTGTCGCTTTCCACCCTCGGAATCAAGACTCTTCTTATTGACGGCGATCTCCGCAACCCGGCGCTGACCCGAGCGTTGTGTCCGCATGCGGATGCGGGCTTATTTGAGGTCGCCACCGGACAGGTATCGGTGGAACGCGCACTGCTGCTCGACCGCAGCACCGGCCTCTCGATTTTGCCATCACCCGCCATCAAGGATGTCGACATCATTACCGAATTGATGTTCTCCGAACAGATCGTCGATACGCTCGATCACTTGCGTCAGCGATATGAAGTGATCATTATCGACTCGCCGCCTCTGGTTCCTCTGGTTGATGGCCGAGCCCTCGCTGAAATTTCCGACCGGATCGTGCTTACGCTGGCCTGGGACCAGACGCCCGAAGAAGTCGTCTCGCACGCCATCAATCTGCTGGGACCGGTGTACGACCGCATCCTCGGAACGGTTCTGACCCGCGTCGATCTCAATCGCCTGCGTTTCTACGACTATTATCGCAGCTCGGCATATCTCAAACCTTATGGCTCAGCGGCGCTGAATCCCGGGGCCGCGGAATGA
- a CDS encoding FkbM family methyltransferase (product_source=TIGR01444; cath_funfam=3.40.50.150; pfam=PF05050; superfamily=53335; tigrfam=TIGR01444), translating to MNAVRQAKNMLKEAFPSLWLQWHLMHRPKTAEIELSFLHKIIPKDALTVDVGANCGLYTRELARLSKNVHAFEPSRQMAAVLRQTSAANVEVHEVALSDREGQAELLIPQGEQGAVHGLASLEPQVVQTAESCVALNVPMARLDALVQDDVAFVKVDVEGHELNVLNGAVELIERSRPIFLVEAEDRHREGATASVFEFFDNHGYDGFFIEDGDIMAVEEFDARIFQDPTSLLPNGGRKAGRAYINNFFFFPANMDGLAILSA from the coding sequence ATGAATGCTGTGCGACAGGCTAAGAACATGCTCAAAGAGGCGTTTCCGTCACTCTGGCTGCAGTGGCATCTCATGCACCGGCCGAAGACGGCGGAAATCGAGTTGTCGTTCCTGCATAAGATCATTCCAAAAGATGCACTGACTGTTGATGTCGGTGCAAATTGCGGCCTTTACACCCGCGAGCTGGCGCGCCTTTCGAAGAACGTCCATGCGTTCGAGCCGTCGCGGCAGATGGCGGCTGTGCTGCGGCAGACATCGGCTGCGAATGTGGAGGTCCACGAGGTGGCTTTGTCTGATCGCGAGGGGCAGGCAGAGCTGCTCATTCCGCAAGGAGAGCAAGGAGCCGTTCACGGCCTTGCGTCGCTTGAACCGCAAGTCGTGCAGACGGCCGAGTCATGCGTCGCTCTCAATGTGCCCATGGCGCGGCTCGATGCTCTGGTTCAAGACGACGTGGCGTTTGTCAAAGTCGATGTCGAGGGGCACGAATTGAACGTACTCAACGGCGCCGTTGAATTGATCGAGCGAAGCCGTCCGATATTCCTGGTTGAAGCAGAGGACCGGCATCGAGAAGGGGCAACAGCCTCGGTTTTCGAATTTTTCGATAACCACGGTTATGATGGCTTCTTCATTGAGGACGGCGACATCATGGCTGTCGAGGAGTTCGACGCCAGAATCTTCCAGGACCCGACGTCATTGCTGCCGAATGGCGGACGCAAAGCCGGCCGCGCCTACATCAACAACTTCTTTTTCTTCCCAGCCAATATGGATGGCCTGGCGATCCTGAGCGCCTAA
- a CDS encoding serine/threonine protein phosphatase 1 (product_source=KO:K07313; cath_funfam=3.60.21.10; cog=COG0639; ko=KO:K07313; pfam=PF00149; superfamily=56300), producing MRPTPTLIQKPTSASTPPDTRIYAVGDIHGRADLLNEITERIDDDLRRRPVRYVQEVYLGDYIDRGPDSKGVIDQLAVRMVRQHAICLRGNHETFLETFFYDPAVIDHWIQLGALHTLASYGIFYSQFKASPYDLQQSLLHAFPRTHQLFLRCLRNSFTCGDFLFVHAGIKPGISIEHQQTEDLFWIRDEFLNSTLDHGKIVVHGHTPVDHAEIFQNRINIDTGAWRTGVLTCIAIEGDRIVIL from the coding sequence ATGCGCCCGACCCCCACACTCATTCAAAAGCCTACATCCGCTTCGACACCACCGGATACGCGTATCTACGCGGTTGGAGATATCCATGGTCGTGCCGACCTGTTGAACGAGATTACCGAGCGTATTGATGACGACCTTCGGCGCAGACCCGTCAGATATGTGCAGGAAGTTTATCTCGGCGATTACATCGATCGCGGCCCCGACTCGAAAGGTGTGATCGACCAACTTGCGGTTCGCATGGTGAGGCAACACGCCATCTGTCTGCGCGGCAACCATGAAACATTTCTCGAAACGTTCTTCTACGATCCCGCCGTCATCGATCACTGGATACAATTAGGAGCGCTACATACCCTTGCGTCCTACGGGATCTTCTACTCTCAGTTCAAAGCTTCGCCTTATGACTTGCAGCAGTCGCTGTTGCACGCGTTCCCTCGCACGCATCAATTGTTCCTCCGCTGCCTTCGCAACAGCTTCACCTGTGGTGACTTTCTCTTCGTTCACGCCGGCATCAAGCCAGGCATTTCCATCGAACACCAACAAACAGAAGATCTATTCTGGATCCGCGACGAATTCCTCAACTCGACGCTGGATCACGGCAAGATTGTCGTGCATGGCCATACTCCGGTCGACCATGCAGAAATTTTTCAAAACAGGATCAACATCGATACAGGAGCATGGAGAACCGGCGTTCTGACATGCATTGCCATCGAGGGTGATCGTATCGTCATACTTTGA
- a CDS encoding hypothetical protein (product_source=Hypo-rule applied; transmembrane_helix_parts=Inside_1_61,TMhelix_62_81,Outside_82_82), with translation MLQLLSSHQMIVRLQKIDNTARDDSHSSRQPSAEPLMIAEHANIPPLSVPAESSNRRLRNGLILANVVAWIGIIIAIRVIFF, from the coding sequence ATGCTTCAGCTCTTATCGAGCCATCAGATGATTGTCAGGCTGCAAAAGATCGACAACACGGCGCGTGACGATTCGCATTCGTCACGTCAGCCTTCGGCGGAGCCATTGATGATCGCTGAGCACGCGAACATCCCTCCATTATCGGTGCCAGCCGAAAGTTCCAATCGCCGGCTGAGAAATGGGCTCATCCTGGCGAATGTGGTGGCGTGGATCGGCATCATCATCGCAATCCGGGTGATTTTCTTCTGA
- a CDS encoding hypothetical protein (product_source=COG5338; cog=COG5338; pfam=PF10082; superfamily=56935) — MKRTALVMLDLIRERPSPADADSPLLRGLRVASWPATALVLGLASPSNAQVIPSTTDRVAPPWNAQQVFEPNAMPDLTDPTTREEVQPEDMPVKNRQQPGYEPVGIRAGSWMFNPSLMSGGFFDSNVFSSNTNQVSDFAAVFEPSLRAHTLWERHGVDLKLDAQSTVYNENSSLNQTNASIKGNSWFDIAHDLAILTNFQVAHLNEGVGTVSSPANAIAPTPYDLLSGDVTVRKQFNRLTTSLGTTIHAYDYGSTRAQDGTVINQDSRDGQIYAVHGRVDYAFSPRLGWFTAVEGNQRNVRGVPGQPLDSQGYRALSGFTIAFTNLITGELGGGYVNQRFVDPTIGTIEGPTYRAMLTWRPTPLVDVHFKAEQLVTQTSETSSTGVLANALQLGVDYELRRNVIITLAGGYENDRFFGQPRIDKVTTTDARIKYLINRYGAISLFHRYSERNSNIPTFSYDKHQVGINVTAQF; from the coding sequence ATGAAGCGTACTGCGTTAGTGATGTTGGATTTGATACGAGAACGACCATCACCAGCAGATGCGGATTCTCCACTTCTGCGAGGACTAAGAGTCGCAAGCTGGCCGGCGACAGCGCTGGTGCTTGGCCTTGCGTCACCATCAAATGCACAGGTGATCCCGTCGACGACTGATCGGGTCGCACCACCCTGGAACGCGCAACAAGTGTTCGAACCGAACGCGATGCCAGACCTGACCGATCCGACCACACGCGAAGAAGTTCAACCCGAGGATATGCCTGTGAAAAATCGACAGCAGCCCGGATACGAACCAGTGGGAATCCGCGCCGGATCCTGGATGTTCAACCCGTCGCTGATGTCGGGCGGATTCTTCGACAGCAACGTCTTCTCATCGAACACCAACCAGGTTTCAGACTTCGCTGCGGTCTTCGAACCGTCGCTGCGTGCGCATACGCTTTGGGAGCGGCACGGCGTCGATCTTAAGCTCGATGCGCAGTCGACCGTATATAATGAGAACTCAAGTCTGAATCAGACCAATGCCAGCATCAAGGGCAATTCCTGGTTCGATATCGCCCATGATCTCGCCATTCTCACCAATTTCCAGGTTGCGCATCTCAACGAAGGCGTTGGAACGGTCAGTTCGCCGGCGAATGCGATCGCACCGACCCCCTACGATCTGCTGTCGGGCGATGTCACCGTACGAAAGCAATTCAACCGTCTCACGACGTCGTTGGGCACGACCATCCACGCCTACGACTACGGATCCACGCGCGCGCAGGATGGCACTGTCATCAATCAGGACAGCCGCGACGGCCAGATCTATGCGGTCCACGGCCGCGTCGACTATGCATTCTCGCCGAGGCTTGGTTGGTTTACCGCCGTCGAAGGCAATCAGCGCAACGTTCGGGGGGTTCCTGGCCAGCCGCTCGATTCACAAGGATATCGGGCGCTTTCGGGCTTCACCATCGCCTTCACCAATCTGATCACCGGCGAGCTCGGCGGCGGCTATGTGAATCAGCGTTTTGTCGATCCGACGATCGGGACAATCGAAGGACCGACCTATCGCGCGATGCTGACCTGGCGGCCTACGCCGCTTGTCGACGTACATTTCAAAGCTGAGCAACTCGTCACACAAACCTCAGAGACGAGCTCCACGGGCGTCCTGGCGAACGCATTGCAACTCGGCGTCGACTACGAACTTCGCCGAAACGTCATTATTACTCTTGCAGGTGGTTATGAGAACGACCGCTTTTTTGGACAACCGCGCATAGACAAGGTCACCACGACTGATGCGCGCATCAAGTATCTTATCAATCGATACGGAGCGATTTCGCTCTTCCACAGATATTCAGAACGTAACAGCAATATTCCCACCTTCAGCTATGACAAACATCAGGTCGGAATAAATGTTACAGCGCAGTTCTGA
- a CDS encoding protein involved in polysaccharide export with SLBB domain (product_source=COG1596; cath_funfam=3.10.560.10,3.30.1950.10; cleavage_site_network=SignalP-noTM; cog=COG1596; pfam=PF02563,PF10531; superfamily=142984; transmembrane_helix_parts=Outside_1_9,TMhelix_10_32,Inside_33_194), giving the protein MLYFLHRKSAALIVCAAVAFNGISAALISANARTRDTSGSAVRTYILGPTDRVRVKVYGEADVTGEYDVDSTGYVSIPLAGRIKASGLTTKQLEQAITSALAKGIVREPHVNVEVALYRPFYILGEVRKSGEYPYRLGMTVLDAVASAGGFTYRANEDKVYVRRSGSTVEEVYALDAPVLVYPGDNIRIPERWF; this is encoded by the coding sequence ATGTTGTACTTTCTTCATCGCAAATCTGCTGCGCTCATCGTATGTGCAGCCGTCGCTTTCAATGGCATTTCTGCCGCACTTATAAGCGCAAACGCGAGAACGAGGGACACATCCGGTTCCGCGGTACGCACTTATATTCTTGGCCCAACGGACAGAGTTCGCGTGAAAGTGTACGGCGAAGCTGACGTGACCGGCGAATATGATGTCGACAGCACCGGATATGTCTCAATTCCCCTTGCGGGCCGTATCAAAGCCTCTGGGCTGACGACCAAGCAACTGGAGCAAGCCATCACGAGTGCTCTTGCTAAAGGCATCGTGCGTGAACCGCATGTAAACGTTGAAGTTGCGCTCTATCGCCCCTTCTACATTCTTGGCGAGGTTAGGAAGAGCGGCGAATACCCTTATCGCCTTGGCATGACAGTGCTCGATGCCGTTGCAAGCGCTGGCGGATTCACTTACCGCGCCAACGAAGACAAAGTGTACGTGCGCCGTTCCGGAAGCACAGTTGAAGAGGTCTATGCGCTTGATGCGCCAGTTCTGGTTTATCCGGGTGACAACATTCGAATTCCGGAGCGCTGGTTTTAG
- a CDS encoding hypothetical protein (product_source=Hypo-rule applied; superfamily=53901; transmembrane_helix_parts=Inside_1_51,TMhelix_52_74,Outside_75_93,TMhelix_94_112,Inside_113_124,TMhelix_125_143,Outside_144_146,TMhelix_147_169,Inside_170_175,TMhelix_176_195,Outside_196_228,TMhelix_229_251,Inside_252_257,TMhelix_258_280,Outside_281_294,TMhelix_295_317,Inside_318_378,TMhelix_379_401,Outside_402_410,TMhelix_411_433,Inside_434_472), producing MRSYPPAMGRARVLPGNQRVLPPRVKYSALKTYRQSPPVHSTSARSGLSIDTLIVGLMLLAVIATLTISAGMLANWKIHYLTNGGGFYEKLHPTTYFTCLAFLLLLIRNGNPVGEIDRMFSESKLLIAYLLCWAFLFVQVIVLERPFTVIIDTFLLPVLLCLVMWQLTPQQKKPLVWAVHLMILLNIVIGYYEYFSGHRLIPLTLGDIVVVGEWRSSALLGHPLTASGLIAAYILALVLRASLCPPLVVRVPLIGFCLGSLMAFGGRTALVTVLAVIGLLAARELLRMLRGGREPLLAVIGAMCLVFAAGAVVFAALDLGIFDKMLLRFSSDKGSALARFATFDLLSHFDWHELLLGPNPVRVNALQSQLGLNFGIENFWISSIVQFGIIHTTVLTLGLMGLFTEIIKRSVPTIWAIILLILMIAASSVSFSSKNIQLAQFIILITLLLPKEQAFTIRPTQLRSAPKLAPVT from the coding sequence ATGAGATCTTATCCCCCAGCCATGGGACGCGCGCGTGTGCTCCCTGGCAATCAGCGCGTGTTGCCGCCGCGCGTGAAATACTCGGCGCTGAAGACATATCGCCAGTCCCCGCCAGTCCACTCGACATCGGCGCGAAGCGGCCTCTCTATCGACACCCTGATCGTCGGATTGATGCTGCTCGCCGTCATCGCGACGTTGACGATCTCAGCGGGCATGCTGGCCAACTGGAAGATTCACTATCTGACGAACGGCGGCGGCTTTTATGAAAAGCTGCACCCGACGACCTATTTTACCTGCCTTGCATTTCTCCTGCTGTTGATCCGAAACGGAAATCCGGTTGGCGAAATCGACCGCATGTTCTCGGAATCGAAGCTCCTGATTGCCTACCTCTTGTGCTGGGCCTTCCTTTTCGTTCAGGTCATTGTTCTAGAGCGCCCCTTCACGGTGATCATTGATACATTCCTGCTTCCGGTTCTGCTGTGCCTCGTGATGTGGCAACTCACGCCGCAGCAGAAGAAGCCGTTGGTGTGGGCCGTGCACCTGATGATCCTGCTTAACATTGTCATCGGATATTATGAGTATTTTTCAGGCCACCGGCTTATTCCCCTCACCCTCGGCGATATTGTCGTCGTAGGAGAGTGGCGTTCGTCGGCCCTGCTCGGCCATCCACTGACCGCGTCCGGCCTGATCGCCGCCTATATTCTTGCACTCGTTCTCCGAGCCTCACTTTGCCCTCCCCTCGTAGTGCGCGTCCCGCTCATCGGGTTCTGCCTGGGATCGCTGATGGCGTTTGGCGGCCGGACTGCGCTGGTGACGGTGCTGGCCGTGATTGGTCTGCTTGCCGCACGGGAATTGTTGCGGATGCTCCGCGGCGGCCGGGAGCCGCTTCTCGCCGTGATTGGTGCCATGTGCCTTGTGTTTGCCGCTGGTGCCGTCGTATTCGCCGCGCTCGACCTTGGTATCTTCGACAAGATGCTGCTGCGATTTTCATCGGACAAGGGCAGCGCGCTCGCACGCTTCGCGACGTTCGATCTTCTCTCGCACTTCGACTGGCATGAGCTGCTGCTGGGACCCAACCCGGTACGGGTGAACGCCCTGCAGTCGCAGCTTGGCCTCAATTTCGGCATCGAGAATTTCTGGATTTCGTCCATCGTCCAGTTCGGGATCATTCACACGACAGTACTGACTCTGGGATTGATGGGCCTGTTTACCGAAATCATCAAACGATCGGTTCCCACCATCTGGGCCATCATCCTTCTCATCCTGATGATTGCCGCAAGTTCGGTAAGCTTCTCGTCAAAGAACATTCAGCTCGCACAGTTCATCATTCTGATCACGCTGCTGCTGCCGAAAGAACAGGCATTCACGATTAGACCGACGCAGCTTCGCTCCGCGCCCAAGCTTGCACCTGTGACGTGA
- a CDS encoding lipopolysaccharide/colanic/teichoic acid biosynthesis glycosyltransferase (product_source=COG2148; cog=COG2148; ko=KO:K20997; pfam=PF02397; transmembrane_helix_parts=Inside_1_60,TMhelix_61_82,Outside_83_250), with product MASVTARFVQDNNATLWKGSRFISVRPVENAGSSTVYRNRRAVEVPHSEPASSISKRVFDVLAAGSALLFFAPLFIAIAVAIKTTSRGPVFFRQKRYGYRNRVFTIYKFRSMYTSLGDTTGVQQTVKGDARITPVGRILRNTSLDEIPQLINVVKGDMSLVGPRPHVPGMLAASIIYEDLVPYYFQRHAARPGITGLAQVSGCRGSTADARLAIARINYDLDYIEKWSLRMDISIIMKTVRREFLSGNGS from the coding sequence ATGGCTTCAGTGACAGCGCGTTTTGTTCAGGACAACAACGCAACGTTGTGGAAGGGCTCGCGGTTCATCTCCGTGCGTCCTGTTGAGAATGCGGGAAGCAGCACTGTCTACCGCAACCGTCGCGCCGTCGAGGTTCCTCATAGCGAGCCCGCTTCTTCAATCAGCAAGCGTGTATTCGACGTCCTTGCCGCAGGCAGCGCGCTCTTGTTCTTTGCTCCGCTCTTTATTGCAATTGCAGTAGCGATCAAGACAACTTCGCGCGGGCCGGTGTTCTTCCGGCAGAAGCGATACGGGTATCGCAATCGGGTCTTCACGATCTACAAGTTCCGCTCGATGTACACGTCTCTTGGCGATACCACAGGTGTGCAGCAGACGGTGAAGGGGGATGCACGCATCACACCGGTCGGCCGCATCCTTCGCAACACGAGCCTCGATGAGATCCCTCAGCTCATCAATGTCGTGAAGGGCGACATGTCCCTCGTCGGTCCGCGCCCGCATGTTCCGGGAATGCTGGCCGCCAGTATCATCTATGAGGATCTCGTACCGTACTACTTCCAGCGTCACGCGGCCCGGCCCGGCATTACCGGACTTGCGCAGGTGAGCGGTTGCCGCGGCAGCACAGCGGATGCACGTCTCGCGATTGCGAGGATCAACTACGATCTCGACTACATCGAGAAGTGGTCGCTGCGGATGGACATCTCCATCATCATGAAAACGGTACGGCGTGAATTTCTGTCCGGCAACGGGTCCTAG